A stretch of DNA from Roseovarius sp. W115:
TCGGCAATGCCCATACCCAACCTTTCCAAATTAGGTTAGCCTAGCACCGCTATGTCACTGAGTGAAAGCCGCGCTTACGACAAAAGCCGTTGAACGAGCGCAGGAAGTTCTGCGAAGTTATCAAAAGCAGCGTCATGGTGAAGTTGGTCCACCGGCGTCTTCCTGTAGCCTTCGGTATAAAGCGCGAACGGCACGCCAGCGTGCCGGGCCGTCTCAGAATCCACCTCGCTGTCTCCGACAAACACCACCTGCGTGGCCTTCATCCGCGCAATCGTCTCCAGAAGCGGTAGGGGATCTGGCTTGCGTTTGGGCGTCGTGTCACCCCCGATGATGACCTCAAACTTCTGGTCAATACCCAAATGCGACAGCACCGCCTGCGTCGGGCCCTCGGGTTTATTCGTGCAGATGGCCATGGGCAGCGCATCTTTTGTGAGTGTATCGAGACAGCTGGCAACGCCGGGATAGAGCTTGGTCAGGTGCACCGCGCTTTCGTAAAGGGCGAGAAAATCAGCCAGCAGTTGATCGCGCAGGGCGGTTTCCGCTTGGCGCCCCCGTGCTGCCAGACACCGCTCTATGAACACCAAAGCCCCATGCCCCACAAAGCTGCGCGCCTCTTCCAGCGTGAAAGGCGCAATACCCCTGTGCATCATCACCTTGTTGGCCGCCGCATGGATATCCGGCGCGCTGTCAATCAGCGTGCCATCAAGATCAAAAATGACGGCCTTGGTCATCCCACGCAGGCTTCTCGGATGGCCGCCATATTGGCGCCGTAGACCTCTGGCTTATCTACCGAGCCGCCCTTGAACACCGCCGATCCGGCAACCAGCACATCGGCCCCGGCCTCATGCACCAAGGGTGCGGTCTCTGGCGTCACGCCGCCGTCAATTTGAATATGGATAGGCCGGTCGCCAATCATCTCGCGCAGACGGCGGGTTTTCTCGACTCCTGAATGGATGAACTTCTGCCCACCGAAACCTGGGTTCACCGTCATGATCAGCACCATGTCCACCAGGTCGAGCACATGCGCGATGCTCTCTAACGGCGTACCCGGGTTGAGGCTGACGCCCGCCATTTTACCCGTGGCCTTGATCGCCTGCAGAGTACGATGAATATGCGGCCCCGCCTCGACATGGGCGGTGATCATATCTGCCCCTGCTTCGGCATAGGCCTCGATATAGGGATCGACAGGTGCGATCATCAGGTGCACATCCATGAAGGTGTTCACATGCGGTCGAAACGCCTTCACCGCGGGCGGCCCAAAGGTCAGGTTCGGCACGAAATGCCCGTCCATCACATCCACATGCACCCAATCCGCGCCCTGTTCCTCAATCGCGCGGATCTCTGCGCCGAAATTGGCGAAATCCGCAGACAGGATGGAAGGTGCGATTTTCAGCGACCGGTCAAATGGCATGTGGCAGGCTCCCCTTTGTCTGCCATGCTCATGCGGTCTTTGGCGGCGCAGGTCAACCACCCGGATTGATCATGCCCCCCATTCATGCCACGAATTGAACCCGGTCAACCCAAGAGGCACCCCCATCATGCATGGTTTGATGCAGCATCATCCGCTTCGGATTATCGACATCCTGACCTATGCCGCCGAAGCCTTTCCCGATGAAGGCATCGTGTCTGTGCGCGAGGAAGGCGATGTGCATCGCATCACCTATCCCGACGTTTTGAACCGCGTGTCGCAACTGGCACACGCTCTTCAAAGACTTGGTGTTGGCATAGGCGACCGCGTGGCGACGCTGGCCTGGAACGGGTTTCGCCATTTTGAGCTTTATTACGGCGTCTCAGGCATCGGCGCGGTCTGCCACACGATCAATCCGCGGCTGTCACAAGAACAGCTTTGCTTCATCATTGCACATGCTGAAGACAAGGTGATCTGCGTTGATCCAAGCCTTCTGCCGGTTCTTGAGGCTGCCAAGGCGAAGCTACCTCAAGACATTGTTTTCATCGTTCTAACGGACCCGGTGCACATGCCGGACACATCACTTGACGTGCTCAGCTACGAAGAGCTTCTCGCGGCGGAGCCTCCAACCTTTGACTGGCCTGTCTTCCCCGAAGAAACAGCCGCCGGGCTGTGCTATACTTCCGGGACCACTGGCAATCCCAAAGGGGCGCTATACTCACATCGCTCTACGGTGCTGCACGCGCTAATGGTGGTCGCGGGCCATCCGCAAAGCCTGGCCAACGGCAAGTCGGTTCTGCCGGTGGTCCCGCTCTTTCACGTCAATGCCTGGGGCATGCCCTATACCGCGCCACTTGTGGGCATGACGATGGTCATGCCCGGATCAAAGCTTGATGGAGCCAGCCTGTTCCGACTGATGGATGCCGAACAGGTTTTCTCCGCCTGGGGCGTGCCCACGGTCTGGGCCGGGCTTTTGCAGGAAATTCAGACCCAAGGCCGTCTGCCAAAGGGCTTTGTCGATCTTGTGGTCGGCGGCTCTGCCGCGCCACGGTCGATGATTGCCGCCTATGAAGAGATGGGCGTCAACGTCAACCAAGCCTGGGGTATGACCGAGATGAGCCCCATCGGCACGCGCGGCATTCTGCCCAGAGGCTTGCAAGATGCGCCGTTTGACGAACAGGTAGATGCCAAGGTGGGCGCAGGTCGTAGGCTCTTTGGTGTGGACTTCAAAATTGTCGACGAAGATGGCATGCCCCTGCCCCATGATGGGCAGACGGCTGGCGAGCTTTTCGTGCGTGGCAACACGATCATCTCGGGGTATTTCGAGAACGAGGATGCCACACAAGCGGCGATGGACAGCGATGGGTGGTTTGGCACGGGCGATGTCTCGACGCTTGATGCCAACGGGCGGCTTATCGTGCGTGACCGGGCCAAGGACCTGGTCAAATCGGGCGGAGAATGGATCAGCTCGATTGATCTTGAAAACGCCGCCGTGTCGCATCCCGGTATCGCCGCCTGTGCAGTGATTGCCATCCCCCACGCCAAATGGGACGAACGCCCGGTGCTGGTCGTGGTGCCCGAAGGCAAAGCGCAGGTTAGCCTTGAGGAGATCCACGCACATTTGACACCTGAATTTGCCCGCTGGCAGTTGCCCGACGACATCCTTTTTGTCGAGGCGCTGCCCCTGACTGCCACCGGCAAGGTCTCCAAGCTGACCTTGCGGGCACAGTTTGCCGACTACGTGCTGCCAGATGAGCGCGACGCATGAGCCTTGAGCTTGACACAGAGGCGGTCGCGGGTTGGGCCCACAGCCATGTTCCCGGGTTTCAAGGGACACTCTCGGCCACCAAGTTTTCAGGCGGACAATCCAATCCCACCTATCTGCTGAAAACACCCACGCGCACTTACGTGCTGCGCCGCAAACCACCCGGCGTTCTGTTGAAATCCGCCCATGCGGTCGACCGGGAGTTTCGCGTGCAAAAGGCCCTGGCTGGCACGGACGTTCCAGTGGCGCAGATGCTGGCCTATTGCGCTGATGACACCGTCATCGGGTCTGAGTTCTACATCATGGAACATGTTGAAGCCCGCGTGTTCGACCAGCCCAGCATGCCGGACCTCACCCCCGAGCAGCGCTCTGCCATCATGAACGACATGAACCGCGTACTTGCCGCCATCCATGCCGTGGATATCGACACTGTCGGTCTGAACGACTTTGGCCCGCCCGGCCACTACTGCCAGCGGCAAACTGATCGCTGGACAAAACAATATCGCGCCACACAAACCGAAGCGATTGCCGATATGGACACACTCATCGACTGGCTTCAGGCCAACATGCCCGCTGATGATAGTCAGCGATCTCTCGTTCATGGCGATTACCGGCTAGACAATCTGCTCATAGCACCCGACGCACCCAAAGTGGTCGCCGTGCTCGACTGGGAATTATCAACGCTGGGCCATCCCTATGCCGATCTGGCTGCCGTGATCATGCAATGGTCCATGCCCGCCAGCAAGGAGGGCCGTGGCTTGCAAGGCGTGGATCGGGCAGCATTTGGTTTGCCTTCGGACGCGAAGTTCATCGAGGCCTATTGCAAACGCCGCGGTCTGCCCGGCATCGATGATTTCAACTTCTATCTTGCTTTCTGCTTTTTCCGTATGGCCGCGATCCTGCAAGGTGTGAAAAAGCGCGCGTTGGATGGCAATGCATCAGACCCCCAACGGGGTCTTAAACTCGGAGCCTTCGTTCCGCATTTCGCCCGCGCCGGGCTGGAGGCCGCTCAAAAATGACCCGCAATCTTGATCCGCGATTGGCCGAAGCGCCCTCACCCTTGTCACGAACCCTCGGGTTTAAGCTGACCGACTGGACAGAGGGGTTTGCCCGTGTCGAGGCGCCCTTGGCTGATCATCTGATGAACCGCCAGGGCCTGCCGCATGGCGGGGTGTACGCGGCGATGCTCGACACCGCGATGGGATTTGCCGGGTGCTACACGGGCGATGCGAAGGTCAGGCAAAACGCTTTGACCCTGTCGATGACGGTCAACTACCTCAGCCGCGCCACGGGCAAACACCTGATTGCCGAGGCGCATGTGACGGGGGTGGAAAATCCACGTTTTTCGCACGCGGAGAGGTGCAAGATGACACGGGCACGCTGATTGTTGAGGGCACAGGCGTGTTCAAATTGCGCGCACGGTGCTGAACGCCACCTCTTGACCTTCCAGTGACTAGAACCTTTATTTACAGTGTGACCACTTGAGGATCACACAATGACCACGCTTCGCATCGAAATTGACGGGATGACCTGCGCAGGCTGCGCCGGGCGGGCGGAGCGTGCCTTGCGGGCCGTGCCCGGGCTTGAGGACACGCATGTCAATTTCGCCACGCGGTCTGCGCAGATCGACCCAAGCAAAGCCGCGCTCGGTGATATCACAAATGCGCTGAAATCAGCAGGCTACCCAGCGCGCCAGGCGCAGGTGACCTTGTCGATCCCGACTATGCATTGCGCTTCTTGCACCCGGCGGATCGAGGACCGCCTGATGCAAACGCGGGGCGTTGTGGCGGCCAATGTTAACCTCGCGACGCGCAGCGCGGACGTGACCTATCTTGAGGGAACAACCCAGCCGCAAAATCTGGCCCATGCCGTCACAGATGCAGGGTTCCCAGCCGAGCCCGTGGGTGAAGACACGAACGCAGACCTCTCGGACCGGCAAGCAGAAGAGATCACCCATACCCGTCGTATGATGATGATCGCTGCGGCGATGACTTTGCCAGTGTTTGTCATGGAAATGGGTGGACATCTTGTCCCTGTGTTTCATCACTGGCTACACGGCACGTTCGGCACCACACAAATTTGGACGATGCAGTTTGCCCTAACCACGCTCGTTCTCCTCTGGCCCGGACGCGGGTTTTTCACTATTGGCATTCCGGCTCTTTTGCGCGGCGCGCCTGAGATGAACAGCCTTGTGGCGCTCGGCACGTCCGCCGCTTGGGCGTTTTCCACCGTGGCGCTCTTTGCCCCCGCGCTTTTGCCCGAAGGCACGCGTGCTGTTTATTTTGAGGCCGCGGCCGTTATCGTCACACTTGTCCTTTTGGGCCGCTGGCTGGAGGCGCGGGCGCGCGGGCAAACCGGCGTCGCAATCAAGCGCCTTATAGGGCTGCAACCCAAGACAGCCCGGGTGGAACGCGATGGCACACCGCGTGACATTCCCATTTCTGAGGTCGTGCAGGGCGACATCCTGCATGTCCGCCCCGGTGAAAGCTTTGCCGTGGACGGCAAAGTCTTGTCTGGCGCGTCTTTTGTTGACAGAATCTATGATCTCAGGCGAGCCGGTGCCGGTTTCCAAAACCATAGGCGACACGGTGATTGGCGGCACAGTCAACGGCGACGGGCCTCTGACCTTCCGCGCCACGGGTGTTGGCGAAGACACCATGCTCGCGCGCATCATCGCGCTGGTCGAAGCCGCGCAGGGTGCCAAGCTGCCGATCCAGGCGCTGGCCGACCGCGTGGTGCGCATCTTTGTACCCATCGTCATGGCCATTGCAGCGTTGGCCGTTGCTGGCTGGCTGATCTTTGGCCCTGACCCTACCCTTGGTCTTGCTTTGGTCGCCGGGGTCTCGGTCCTGATCATCGCCTGCCCCTGCGCCATGGGGCTGGCCACGCCCACGTCGATCATGGTCGGCACAGGCCGCGCCGCTGACCTTGGTGTGCTCTTTCGCAAAGGCGATGCGCTGCAGCGATTGGCCGAGGCGCGCATCGTGGCCTTTGACAAAACCGGCACGCTCACCCAAGGCAAACCGAGCCTGACGCACATGACCCTTGCGCCTGGGTTTGACCGCCGCGAAACATTACGCCTCGTTGCC
This window harbors:
- the gph gene encoding phosphoglycolate phosphatase (PGP is an essential enzyme in the glycolate salvage pathway in higher organisms (photorespiration in plants). Phosphoglycolate results from the oxidase activity of RubisCO in the Calvin cycle when concentrations of carbon dioxide are low relative to oxygen. This enzyme is a member of the Haloacid Dehalogenase (HAD) superfamily of aspartate-nucleophile hydrolase enzymes (PF00702).), giving the protein MTKAVIFDLDGTLIDSAPDIHAAANKVMMHRGIAPFTLEEARSFVGHGALVFIERCLAARGRQAETALRDQLLADFLALYESAVHLTKLYPGVASCLDTLTKDALPMAICTNKPEGPTQAVLSHLGIDQKFEVIIGGDTTPKRKPDPLPLLETIARMKATQVVFVGDSEVDSETARHAGVPFALYTEGYRKTPVDQLHHDAAFDNFAELPALVQRLLS
- the rpe gene encoding ribulose-phosphate 3-epimerase, encoding MPFDRSLKIAPSILSADFANFGAEIRAIEEQGADWVHVDVMDGHFVPNLTFGPPAVKAFRPHVNTFMDVHLMIAPVDPYIEAYAEAGADMITAHVEAGPHIHRTLQAIKATGKMAGVSLNPGTPLESIAHVLDLVDMVLIMTVNPGFGGQKFIHSGVEKTRRLREMIGDRPIHIQIDGGVTPETAPLVHEAGADVLVAGSAVFKGGSVDKPEVYGANMAAIREACVG
- a CDS encoding long-chain fatty acid--CoA ligase, which codes for MHGLMQHHPLRIIDILTYAAEAFPDEGIVSVREEGDVHRITYPDVLNRVSQLAHALQRLGVGIGDRVATLAWNGFRHFELYYGVSGIGAVCHTINPRLSQEQLCFIIAHAEDKVICVDPSLLPVLEAAKAKLPQDIVFIVLTDPVHMPDTSLDVLSYEELLAAEPPTFDWPVFPEETAAGLCYTSGTTGNPKGALYSHRSTVLHALMVVAGHPQSLANGKSVLPVVPLFHVNAWGMPYTAPLVGMTMVMPGSKLDGASLFRLMDAEQVFSAWGVPTVWAGLLQEIQTQGRLPKGFVDLVVGGSAAPRSMIAAYEEMGVNVNQAWGMTEMSPIGTRGILPRGLQDAPFDEQVDAKVGAGRRLFGVDFKIVDEDGMPLPHDGQTAGELFVRGNTIISGYFENEDATQAAMDSDGWFGTGDVSTLDANGRLIVRDRAKDLVKSGGEWISSIDLENAAVSHPGIAACAVIAIPHAKWDERPVLVVVPEGKAQVSLEEIHAHLTPEFARWQLPDDILFVEALPLTATGKVSKLTLRAQFADYVLPDERDA
- a CDS encoding phosphotransferase family protein, with amino-acid sequence MSLELDTEAVAGWAHSHVPGFQGTLSATKFSGGQSNPTYLLKTPTRTYVLRRKPPGVLLKSAHAVDREFRVQKALAGTDVPVAQMLAYCADDTVIGSEFYIMEHVEARVFDQPSMPDLTPEQRSAIMNDMNRVLAAIHAVDIDTVGLNDFGPPGHYCQRQTDRWTKQYRATQTEAIADMDTLIDWLQANMPADDSQRSLVHGDYRLDNLLIAPDAPKVVAVLDWELSTLGHPYADLAAVIMQWSMPASKEGRGLQGVDRAAFGLPSDAKFIEAYCKRRGLPGIDDFNFYLAFCFFRMAAILQGVKKRALDGNASDPQRGLKLGAFVPHFARAGLEAAQK
- a CDS encoding PaaI family thioesterase; protein product: MTRNLDPRLAEAPSPLSRTLGFKLTDWTEGFARVEAPLADHLMNRQGLPHGGVYAAMLDTAMGFAGCYTGDAKVRQNALTLSMTVNYLSRATGKHLIAEAHVTGVENPRFSHAERCKMTRAR